The following coding sequences lie in one Spea bombifrons isolate aSpeBom1 chromosome 5, aSpeBom1.2.pri, whole genome shotgun sequence genomic window:
- the RBM48 gene encoding RNA-binding protein 48, which yields MASTFSEVEVQEHHKQQRACGSRPKYRDGRRARAVKVYTINLESRYLLVQGVPAIGVAKELIEQFALYGAVEEYNALDEYPAEQFTEVYLIKLQRLQSARVAKRKLDERNFFGGLLHVCYAPEFETVQETREKLQDRRRFVARATSDRARPIPEKKQSVSRCGGPLGSAAQVTGPDSHLQAAYPMVSCVGVSSTRESDVSHSSLYGTKDGRLPRFMSRTAQLQERQMKREHGSALPTHGFIPDKHDIEIGPKLPLFRKDSHLQAADPQTSTGDPDVSWSSYSAHEDLTKIGSESNVHLLPSSSHMEVGLQNSKTHVLSQNRQTPAGGSFPRFMPRTTQLQERHRRREVGNAIPLCGLIPDEQDIVIGPMLPEIKQLDMDDPSLNVSADFIREKLKKVSEPPKTKIPERATEDTETIPPKKQRRRI from the exons ATGGCGAGCACTTTCTCGGAGGTAGAGGTCCAAGAGCATCATAAGCAGCAGCGAGCGTGTGGCTCCCGACCTAAGTATCGAGATGGAAGAAGAGCCAGAGCCGTGAAA GTCTACACAATCAACCTGGAGTCTCGCTATCTGCTGGTGCAGGGGGTCCCAGCGATCGGCGTAGCCAAGGAGCTCATAGAACAGTTTGCCCTTTACGGTGCCGTCGAAGAATACAATGCCCTAGACGAATACCCCGCTGAGCAGTTCACGGAGGTGTATCTGATTAAACTTCAGAGGTTACAGAGCGCGCG AGTTGCGAAACGGAAACTAGATGAGCGGAACTTCTTCGGTGGGTTGCTCCATGTGTGTTACGCCCCGGAGTTTGAAACTGTCCAGGAGACCAGAGAGAAACTTCAAGACAGGAGAAGATTTGTGGCAAGAGCTACATCTGACCGAG CTCGGCCTATACCAGAGAAGAAACAAAGTGTCTCTCGGTGTGGTGGACCTCTTGGATCTGCTGCACAAGTCACCGGCCCGGATTCTCATTTACAAGCCGCTTATCCGATGGTATCCTGTGTTGGAGTTTCATCCACTAGGGAGTCAGATGTTTCTCACAGTTCATTGTACGGCACCAAGGATGGTCGCCTTCCACGATTTATGTCTAGAACTGCCCAACTACAGGAGAGACAGATGAAAAGGGAACATGGCAGTGCCCTTCCTACGCATGGGTTCATTCCTGATAAACACGATATTGAAATAGGACCAAAGCTTCCGCTCTTCAGAAAGGATTCTCATTTGCAAGCCGCAGACCCACAGACATCCACTGGGGATCCTGATGTTTCTTGGAGTTCATATTCAGCGCATGAGGACCTCACCAAAATAGGATCTGAATCTAATGTCCACCTTTTGCCTTCCAGCAGCCACATGGAAGTTGGGTTGCAGAACTCTAAAACACATGTTTTATCACAAAACAGACAGACTCCCGCAGGTGGTAGTTTTCCAAGATTTATGCCTAGAACAACCCAACTGCAGGAGAGACACAGGAGAAGAGAAGTTGGCAATGCCATTCCTCTGTGTGGATTAATTCCCGATGAACAGGATATTGTTATTGGACCAATGCTACCAGAAATAAAACAACTAGATATGGACGATCCTTCTCTCAATGTGTCGGCAGATTTCATCAGGGAGAAACTAAaaaag GTTTCTGAACCACCAAAAACAAAGATTCCAGAGAGAGCCACGGAGGACACGGAAACTATACCACCAAAGAAACAGAGACGGCGGATTTAA
- the CLXN gene encoding calaxin: MSQQMPAMNRKNLQKLAEALCRGIKHFTKNEVESLIRLYYTIVGRPIDPNTRGGIDRNTFRNILHNTFEMTDDMIMDRVFRGFDKDNDSYVNVTEWIEGLSVFLRGTLDEKIKYCFAVYDLNGDGYISREEMFHMLKNSLLKQPSEEDPDEGIKDLVEITLKKMDYDHDSKLSYSDFDKAVRDENLLLEAFGPCLPDSKNIMAFERQAFHEATEL, translated from the exons ATGTCCCAGCAAATGCCCGCCATGAACAGAAAGAACCTGCAGAAGCTGGCAGAGGCGCTGTGCAGAGGCATCAAACACT TCACTAAGAATGAAGTAGAAAGTCTCATAAGGCTTTATTATACAATAGTGGGGCGCCCGATTGATCCGAACACCAGAGGGGGCATCGACCGGAATACGTTCCGAAACATCCTGCACAACACGTTCGAAATGACGGATGATATGATCATGGACAGAG TTTTCCGAGGATTTGACAAGGACAACGATAGTTACGTTAATGTAACAGAATGGATAGAGGGTTTATCTGTATTTCTTCGAGGGACAttagatgaaaaaataaaat ACTGTTTTGCAGTTTATGACCTGAACGGTGATGGGTATATCTCCAGAGAAGAGATGTTCCACATGTTAAAGAACAGCCTTCTCAAACAACCATCTGAAGAAGATCCAGACGAAGGCATTAAGGACTTGGTTGAGATAACACTAAAAAAGATG GATTACGACCATGACAGCAAGCTCTCCTATAGTGACTTTGATAAAGCTGTCAGAGATGAAAATTTACTCCTGGAAGCATTTGGACCGTGTCTGCCTGATAGTAAG AACATTATGGCTTTTGAAAGACAAGCTTTTCATGAAGCTACTGAGTTATAG
- the FAM133B gene encoding protein FAM133B, translated as MGKRDNRVAYMNPIAMARAKGPASSGGPTIQDYLSRPRPTWEEVKEQLEKKKKGSRALAEFEEKMNESWRKELEKNRAKVFAGSENTSKKKEKRKKEKKKSGGLSSSSSSSSSSSDSSRSSDESDYESRKKHAKRKKKKKYSSRKSSDSSSDSESKDSLKKKKTKDDQDRDKESKSLSRKRRRTEDDPRHSSSESFSRSESEEEVYGKKKKSSEEKTDKAKKKKKHKKHHKKKKKKNIAQSSDSE; from the exons ATGGGGAAGCGAGACAACCGGGTG GCTTATATGAATCCAATCGCTATGGCACGTGCGAAAGGCCCGGCATCGTCTGGAGGTCCTACAATCCAGGATTATCTGAGTAGACCTAGGCCAACTTG GGAAGAAGTGAAAGAGcaactggaaaagaaaaaaaaaggctccCGAGCTCTAGCAGAATTTGAGGAAAAGATGAATGag AGTTGGAGAAaggaactggaaaaaaacagggCAAAGGTGTTCGCAGGCAGTGAAAATACCTCAAAAAAGAAAGAg AAGCggaaaaaggagaagaagaaatCTGGTGGG TTGTCTTCatcatcttcctcctcttcatcgAGTTCTGATTCTTCTAGGAGTTCAGATGAATCTGACTATGAG agcaggaaaaaacatgcaaaaaggaagaaaaagaagaaatactctAGCAGAAAATCATCTGATAGTAGTTCGGATTCAGAAAGCAAG gACAgcctgaaaaagaagaaaacaaaagatgACCAAGACAGAGACAAG GAAAGCAAAAGTCTTAGCAGAAAAAGGAGGCGGACTGAGGATGACCCCAGACATTCTTCATCGGAATCCTTTTCCAGATCAGAATCTGAAGAGGAG gTTTAtggtaaaaagaagaaaagtagTGAAGAAAAAACT GATAAAgctaaaaagaagaagaagcacaAGAAACAtcacaagaagaagaagaaaaagaacatcGCTCAAAGCTCAGATTCAGAATAA